TGAGAGGTTTTGCTAACCTCCCCGTAGCGCGCGCCGAGTACCGCAGCCCCACCGGGAGCAGTTAAGCGAGACCGTGTTCGAGCCCGAGGCGCGTTTCCCAGCGCCCGGCGAGTTGGTCGAGCGCCCGGTGGGGCGAGGAACGGAGGAAGATGTCGCGCGCTCCGGGGTGTGTTTCTTTTGGTTACTTTTCTTTGCACAAGCAAAGAAAAGTAACCTGCCGTGGGTCAGCCACCCACAAGTAATACGCGGGCGAAGCCCGCTCGACCATCACCCCTCTCCCCTTACAGGGGAGAGGGAACAAAAAGAAAAGCCGCCCGAAGGGCGGCTTTGTTATTTACTTCCTGGGTCCCCGCTTCCGCGGGGACGACGGCAAAGAAAAACTAGTGCGATACTCTCGTGACGCCACCACCCGACAGTATCCGCACGCGTTCGCCGACCTTGAATATCTCCTTCTCTTCGGCGGCCTGGGTCACGGCGATCAGGCGGCCGCCATCGAGCTTGACTGTAATCTCCACGCCTTTCTGCTTGGTGGTACCTTCTTCCACAGCCGCACCGGCAACGCCGCCGACGACGGCGCCCAAGACGCCGCCGATGATCTGACCTTTGCCGCCGCCTACATTGCTGCCAGCGACACCGCCAACCACGGCGCCGGCACCGGTGCCGACGCCGGACTTGGTGCCTTCAATCTTCACCTCGCGCACGGATTCCACCGTGCCCATCTGCACTTCCTGGACCCCGCGAGTCTGGGTGCGTTCGTAATCGCCGCTGCCAAGGCCGCCGGCGCAGGCGGAAAGCAGCAAGGTCGTCAGCAGACTGGCAATGAGTGCAACGGTGTGGCGCATGATCGTCTCCGGCGTTGGTAAATAAAAACCAGTGTATCACCCTTGGATACGCGCCGGCATGTCGAGTTCCCGACCGGCTACTGGCGCACGAAGTCTATAACGATCAGCCCCGGCTCGCGGTTGACGTAATTGATGCTGACCGTGGAGCCGTAACGTTGTTGCAGCTGGTTCAGCAGTGGAATCGGGTCGTGGTCGTTGGCAAAGCGCATGGTCTCGCCCGGTTGCAGCGCGTCGAGCGCGCCGAATATGGCGGCATGGCGAAAGCGCTTGGCGATGCCGCGCGCGTCGAAGGGGTAGATCTGTTCGGGCAGAAGATGCAGGTGCGGTCCGGACATGGGGCCTCCAGGTTAAGGTTGATCGGGTCGGTTTCACCCCGGTGGATTGACCCTCCGCCCGGCAGGTGAATACCCAAGCAATTTAATCAGGAATTAAACGGGGCACCTTGATGGAGATCAAGCCGGTTTGAAGCGCCCAACGTTGGGGTTCGGCGCTGCGCGCCTCACCCCAACCTACATTAAAACCAAAACTAGCGGGGTTCAAACGCGCGCGACCTGGTGTTGCGTCAACAGATAATCCAGCCACTGGCTGGTCAGGTGCTCCTGTACCCGGTTCTGCGACAGGCGCTGGTCGAGGTTGTCGAGGTCGACGATGTCGAGCGGCTGGTCCTGCCACGAGCAGCTGAACACCGCCTTGGTGCGCTTGCCGGTGGCAGGGTCGATCTGCCATTGCAGGCATTGCGAGCACACGCCCTTGAGACAGCATTGCATCGGGGTGTTGATCGAGCCGGTTGTCGCCGGTTGCTGCGTCAGGTACGGCTTAAGCTCCTTTTTGCGGCCGTCGCGGATCAGGCGCACCAGCCGGTTGCTGCCGACCACCAGCATGCGCGTGACTTCTTCGAGCTTGATCGGAACGTCGCCGAGCTTGCCCGCGGCGTATTGCACGATCGCGTCCAGCACCGGCGCGGTGACGGCGCGGTCCTGCGGCCGGCGCGGCTTGACCGGCGCGCCGCCGGCGGTGATCCACAGCACCGCGTCCGCGGCCGCCTCGATCTCGTCCTGGCAGAACACATCCTGCGCGCTGTCGAAGCAGCCGACGAACAGCACGCGGTTGTGCTTCTCACGCAGCGCTCTTCCGGTGGATTGCACGTGCGCCGCGCCGTGGCGGCCGCCGATGAAAAGAATGGTCTCACCGCCATCCGGAATGGTCGCGCGCACGCCGGTCGGGCCCATGAGCGCCACCGGCTCGCCCGGCTTCAGCCCCGCCACCAGGCGCGAGCTGGCGCCGCGCTCGATCACCATGAGCGACACCAGGCCCGTGGCCGGGTCGACGCGCGCGCCGGTCATGGCCAGCGCCTCGGTTTGCAGGCGCGTGCCGTCCACCAGCGCCGACTGCGTCTCGAAATTCTGCAGGCGGAAGAACTGTCCGGCCTTGAATCGTTTCGCCGCCATCGGCGCGCGCACCGTGAGCTGCACCACCGAGGGCGTGAGGCGCCGGACCGACTCCACCCGCGCGGCCAGCGCTTCCTCGATGCGCGCGCGGAATTGATGGTATTCCCTGACGTCGCCTTTCTGGTTCACGCGCGCGCCGAGCGTCGCCACGATTTTGGGATAGGTGCGCAGCCCGGAGGCGACGGCCTTGACCACGCTGCCGTGGAACACCGGGTGCGTATCGCCGAGAAAACTCACGTGCCGCCCCTCGGGGCTCGTGTAGGACGTGAATGGGCCGAAGTCGGGAATCTTGCAATGCGGCGCGACCGCGATCGGCTCCAGGCCGCCGAGCACGGCGTGGTGGGTCTGGTAGTGACCGCGTTCCTTGAGGAACGTGTTCTTGTGTTCGAACTCGTAGGCCACGTTCGGGCGCGCGCCGGTGGCGACCAGAATCGCGCGCGTCGGGATGACCACTTCCTCGCCGGTATCCAGCCACTTGCCGTTTTCATCCGGCCGCAGCCGTTTGGCCAGCAGCGCCTCGACCTGGCCGTCGGCGTCCACGCGCGCCTCTTTCGGGTCGAGGCCCTCGGCGTAGTAAATGCCTTCCTCGAAGGCCTTGATGATTTCCTCGTGGTTGCGGGTGTAGGCCGGCGACTGGTTCATGCCCTTGCGGTAGGCGATGGTGACGCCGCCCCACTGGCGGATGAGTTTCAGGAAATCGGGCGCGGTGCCGGCCGTGCGTGCGCGTTCACGCTCCGCGCGCACCGCGCGGCCGTGGGCGAGAAATTCATCGAGGATATTCAGCGAGGCCTTGTCGAGCCCGGCGCGCACCGCGGCTTCACCTTTGGCCTTGGCCAGCGTCTCGTAGCGCTCCAGCATCTTTTCGACCTGCACGATGTAATACGCCTGGATCTCGGTGGCGGTATCCACGCCGGTGAGGCCGCCGCCGATCACCACCGCCGGCAGGCGCACCTGCAGGTTGGCGAGGCTGGAATGCTTGGCGGCGCCGGTCAGTTGCAGCGCCATGAGGAAATCGTTGGCCTGGCGCATGCCGGGCGCGAGGCTGCCGGGGATGGGCAGGGCCTGCGGCAGGCCGGCGCCGATGCAGATGGCGATGTGATCGAAGCCGAGGTGCCAGGCGTCCTCCACGGTCAGCGTGCCGCCGAAACGCACGCCGCCGAACACCTGGAAATGCGGACGCCGCGCCAGCGACAGATAGATGAGCTTGAGGAAGTTCTTGTCCCAGCGGTTGGTGATGCCGTACTCGGCCACACCGCCGAAGCCCGCCATGATGCGGGTGTCGAGGGATTCCTCGAGCGTCGTGAAATCGCGGATCGGCTCGCGCACCAGCTCCTCGGGCAGTGGCTCGATCTTGAGCCCTTCCGCGCCGACCACGGCGAAGCCTTCCATGAGCATGTGATGCGCCAGCGTGAAGCCCGCCGGGCCCATGCCGAACACCAGCACCTTGAGGCTGTTATAGGGTTTGGGCAACCATTGTTGTGGGCGCAGCGGGTTCCAGCGGATCAGCAGGTCGTAGATCTCCACACCCCACGGCAGGTCGAGCACGTCGGTGAGGATGCGTGTCTCGGCCTGCGGGATGTTCACCGGGTCCTGCTTCTGGTAGATGCAGGCCTTCATGCAGTCGTTGCAGATGCGATGCCCGGTGGCGGCGCACATCGGGTTGTCGACCGTGATCATGGCGAGCGCGCCGATGGTATGCCCCGACTTTTTCAGGCTGTGCATCTCGGAAATCTTCTCGTCCAGCGGGCAGCCGGTGAGCGTCACGCCCAGCGGATTGACCTTGAGGCCCTTGTCCGGCTCACCTTTTTTTTCCGGGAAACCTTTGGAGCAGAAGTCGCCGTCGTGGTCGTGGCAGTAGATGCAGTAATTGATTTCGTTCTGCACCTCGCGCGCGCCCATGCGCGGGTCGGTGAGCCGGAAGCCGTCGCGCGGGCGCAGGTGCTCCGCCGGCCCGGCCACGCGCCCGACGGCGTCGTTGAGCGGCACGATCGGGACCAGCCTCTGGTGGTCGATGCCCTCCGGCAGGCGGAAGCTCACCCAGCCTTTGACCGCGGCCTTGCCCTCGGGCACGGTGAGCGCGCGCAGGCACCAGCGCGTGAGTTTCTCGATGGGCTCAGCATGGGCCTTTTCGTCCAGCAGCAATTTCTCGCCATATTTCGCGATCGCCAGCTCGCGATCAGTGGAGTCGAGGCTCGCCTGTTTGAGTGTTTGCGTCAGCCACGCGTCCAGTTCGGCGAAGCTCTCGAATTCCTCTTTTTTCAGCAGGCGCCGGCGGGCGCGGCGCTGCACGAACAGTTTCTTGAAATGAAACACCGGATCGTGCGCCAGCGTGCCGCGGCGCGTGGCTTCCAGCGCATCCCGGATGTTGAAGAGATGGGCGATGAACTCGTCCAGCACCGGCCCGCAGGCAAGCAGCAGTTCGCTCACCTGCAACGGCGTGAGGGTTTCCTTGCCGGCGCGCCAGGCGATGAGAGAATCGTGCGCCTTGGCGTCGTGTTCGCGCAGGCGCTCCAGGAACAGGCCGTCGATCTTTTGCAGGCCTTCCGGCGTGAACAACTCGGCGAAGGTCAGGCCGTGATTCAGCACCAGGGCCGGCGACAGTTCGGGTCGGGACATGAGGGCTTCGATGTAAATCTTGTGTTGGCTGGTTCAGCGAGCGCGTATTGTAAGTCCTGCTACGCCGGAATGCATGAGACAAAACGCGACGCCCGGCAATTTGGGGCCGGGCGTTGCGACGGGCCGTACGCTATTTCGTCTTGCAGGTGTTGATGCCGAGCAGCGCCCAGCCCGGGCACCAGCCAAAGACCACGGTCAGGATGGGAATAATCCCGATCAGCCCGAGCCAGCGCAGGTTGCCTTCCAGAAAGTACAGCAGGCTGAGGAGTCCGATACCTATTAGAACGCGCAGGGTCTTGTCGACAGGATGACCGACATTGCATTGCATAAAACCTCCTTTTGCTCGGGGAAAATATCCCCATCACTATAAACAGGTAACGTGGGGCAGGGCCGGCCTCATTTCAACGCCGCCACTCGCCCGATTTCCCGCCGGATTTGGCCACCAGACCGATGTCGGTCAGCGTCATGCCGCGATCCACGGCCTTGCACATGTCATAGATGGTGAGCAGGGCGATTTCGACGGCGGTCAGCGCCTCCATTTCGACGCCCGTCTGCGCCCGGGTGCGCACGGTGGCGCGACAAAATACCGCAGAACGTTTTTCATCGGCCGTCAGCTCGATATCCACGGCGCTGAGGGGAATGGCATGGCACAGCGGGATGAGCTCGGCGGTTTTCTTGGCCGCCATGATGCCGGCCACGCGCGCCACCGCGAGTACGTCGCCTTTTTTGTGCCCGCCTTCAATGATGAGCCGGAGCGTTTCCGGCTGCATGCGGATCAGTCCTTCGGCCACGGCCTCACGCGCGGTAATGTCTTTCGCGCCCACGTCGACCATGCGCGCCGCGCCGGATTCGTCGAGATGGGTCAGTTTGGCCATAAAAAATTCCTGATTTCTAATTTCTGATTCCTGACCGGACTACGCAACGTGATACTCAGAGTCAAATATGACAAATCTGAAATCAGGAATTCGGTTCATTTGGGCGCCGGATCGTGCCGGATGCGCGGCAGCATTTCGGTGAGGTTGCAAGGACCGGTGGTTGCGTTCAACTGCGGCAGAATGATCTTGTCCATGCCGGTGCGGCAGGCACCGGTCGAGCCCGGCAGGCAGAAGATGAAGGTGTCGTCGGCCACGCCGGCGAGCGCGCGCGACTCGATGGTGGAAGTCCCGATCTCCTCGTAGGACAGCCAGCGGAACAGCTCGCCGAAACCGGGGATGGGCTTGGTGATGAGCGGCGCCACGGCCTCGGGTGTCACGTCGCGCCGGGTCAGGCCGGTGCCGCCGGTGGAGATGACCGCGTCCACGCTTTTGTCCGCTACCCAGGCACGCAACTGTGCGCGCAGTTTCTCGACGTCGTCTGGCAGGATGACGCGCGCCGCCAGCTTGTGTCCGGCGCTTTCCAGCCGTTCCTGGATGAGATCGCCGGAAGTGTCGTTCGCGCGCGTGCGCGTGTCCGACACCGTCAGGATCGCGACGTTCAGGGGGATGAAAGGGCCTTTGGTTTTTTTGCTCATGAATGGAATCAGTGAAAAGTTAAAAGTGTAAAGTGAAAAGTTTATGAGGTTTTCATTTTACATTTTTAACTTTTCATTTTTCACTGCTTTTTACTCTTTCGGCGGCAGGTGCACGATCTCGCGCAGGGCCTGCACGTCGCGGATGGTGATGTGATTGCCGTGCACCTCGATCAGGCCGCCCTGGCGCAGCTTGGCCAGGATGCGCGACAGCGTCTCCGGCTGGATCGCGAGACGCGAAGCGATGACGCCCTTGGGCGTGGTGAGCTGCACCTCGGGCGAGGTCCTGACGTCGCGCGGGATTTCCTCGAGCAGATAGGCCACCAGGCGGTAGGTGGCGTTTTGCAGCGTCAGGCTTTCGATCTGGTTCACCAGCATGTGCAGGCGCCGGCTCATGGAACCCAGCAGGCCGAAGGTGGCGTCGCTCGAATCGCGCAACAGGTTGAGAAAGGCCTTCTGCTCGAAGGCGTAGAGCCGGCTTTCGTTGATGGCTTCGGCGTTGACCGGGTAGCGCCCCTGGGCGCCCATGAACATGACCGCCTCGGCGAAGGTCTCGCCCGGGCGCATGATCTCGATGATTTTCTCGTCGCCTTCCGGAGACAGGCGGAACAGCTTGACCAGTCCATCGCGCAGGAAATAAAACCGTTCCGCCGGCTGTCCCTGGCGGAACAGCGTCTTGCCGGTATCGAGATGGATGTCCTGCATGCCGTTGACGAGCGTTTGCAGATGCGGCTCCGACATGTCGGCGAACAGGTAGGCGCGGCGCAACTCGCGCGCGGCATCGGGTGATCGGTTCATGGCGTAATCATAACCTCAGTCAGGGCCGCTTGACCAAGGTCAATGCCCTTGCCGGCGCTTCACTCCAATGTACCTCGGCGTTGCTCCGTGTGCGTTTCACCCTCGGCCCGAAGGATAAAGACAGGTTATGAAGGTACAACTGGTGGTCACGGACGCGTGCGCGCCGTGTGATCAGGCCGAGGCGGTCTGGCGCGTGGTGGCGGCCGAACGCGAACTGGATTTCACGGTCGTGCACCTGGACTCGCCCGAGGGCCAGTGGATCGTGAACCGCTGGCGGCTGCGCACGGTCCCGGCGCTGGTCATCGACGACAAGCTGGTGGCCATCGGCGTGCAGAGCCCGGTCGAGGCGCGCGCCTTGGTGGCGCGGGCGCCGCAGCGAAAATATCCCTGAATCAGGGCAGGCTCTGGGACGGGGACGCGAAATGCGCTACCGTCTTGGGATGCTGACTTTGGAACAAGCCCGCGACGCCATTCTCGCGGAAGTAACGCCATCGGCCTCGACGCAGACAGTGTCGTTGGCGCAGGCGCATGGCCGTTTCGCCGCGCAGGAACTGCACGCACAGGTCGATAACCCCGCGTTCGACAATTCCGCCATGGACGGCTATGCCGTGCGCGCCGCCGACCTGGTGGCCGCCGGTTTCGCGCTGCCGCTGCGCGGCGAGTGCCGCTGCGGCGATGCGCCGGGCAAGCTCGCCGCCGGAACCACGATGCGCATTTTCACCGGCGCGCCCATGCCCGAGGGTGCCGACACCATCGTGATCCAGGAGGATGTAAAGTTCGAAGACAACAGGGTCATTTTTCCCAAATCGGCGCAGCCGGGCAGTCACCTGCGCCGCCGTGGCGAGGATTTCCGGCGCGGCGATACGCTGTATCGTCCCGGACGAAAACTGTCGGCTTACGACCTGGCGCTGTTGTCCGCCGCCGGTGTGGCGGAAATTCCGGTTTATCCCCGGGCGCGCGTGCTGGTGGCCGCCACCGGCGACGAGCTGGTGGCGCCCGGCACGCCGCTGCAACCCGGCCAGATATACGAATCCAATCGCCTGGCGACATTATTATTGCTGCGCGAGCTGGGCATGGACGCCGTGGACGGCGGCACGGTGCGCGACGACCCGGCCGCGTTGCGCGCCTGGCTCCAGTCCTCCACGGATTATGACTTCGTCATCACCAGCGGCGGCGCCTCGGTCGGCGATCACGATTTGGTGAAGCAGGTGTTCGCCGAGATCGGCGAGATAAAATTCTGGAAGGCGAAGATCAAGCCGGGCAAGCCGATCGCCTTCGGGCGCGTGGGAACGCGCACGCATTTTTTCGCGCTGCCCGGCAACCCGGTGTCGAGTCTCGTGACCTTCAAGCTGTTCGTCGAGCCCGCGCTCATCGCCTGGCATCACGGCGCCTCGCACCTGCCGCAACTGGCGGCGACCGCCGCCAACGATTTCCGGCGTCACCCCGGCCGCACCGAGTTCTTGCGCGCGCGGATCGTGGCCGAAGGTGGCAAGCTCGTCGCCACCGCCCTGCGCGGCCAGGGCTCGCACATGCTGGGACCGCTGCGCGAGACCAACGGATTCATCCGCGTCGAGGCCGACAGCGCCGGTTTCCAGCAGGGTGAATCGGTTGTGGTTATTCCCTTGAGCACGGAATTCTGACGGCGATGGAAATTGCGACACGCGACATCACGGGCGTCATTCTCGCCGGCGGCCGCGGCAGTCGCCTCGGCGGCGCCGACAAGGGCCTGGTGCCTCTGCGCGGCCGGCCGCTGGTGGAATATGCCATCGATGCCTTGCGGCCGCAGGTGGGCGCGCTTTTGATCAGCGCCAACCGCCATCGCGACATCTATGCATCCTACGGATACCCGGTGATCGCCGACGTCATGGGCGATTACGACGGACCGCTGGCGGGGATGTTAAGCGCCATGCGTGCCGCCGGCACCGCTTATATTCTGACCACGCCGTGCGACGCCCCGTCGATCCCGGCCGATCTGGCCCGGCGTCTGGCCGAAGCCCTGGTCAGCAACAATGCCGTTGCATCGGCGGTTTCCTTGCAGGGAAGTCTGCAGCCGGTGTTTGCCCTGCTGCGCTGCAGCCTGGCCGGCGATCTGGAGAAGTGCCTGAAACAGGGTGAACGCGGGGCCGGCGAATGGCTGCGTCGCCACCATGTGGTGCCGGTGGATTTTTCGGGCGCCACCGGGGAATTCGTGAATATCAACACCCCGCAGGAATTGCTGGCGCAGCAACATTACGGCTGAATTGACATAGATCAATATCCTGTCCGGGCGACTCCCCTAGATTGAAGCCACCTGTCGCGGCCCCGATCGCGAAGGGGGAGATACCGGTAATCAAGATATGGCTACCTGTGCCTGTGAGATCAATGCCTGTGTCCTGTGTGAAGACCGGATTTATTCCGGGCTTTCGAAGGAACAGGTTTGCCACATACGCGAACACCTGGTCCGCGAGATGTATGAACCGCACGAGGTGCTGTTCCGCGAGGGTGACGAGGCGACCTCCCTGTTCTCGCTGCGTTCCGGCCAGATCAAGCTCACGACCTCGATGCCGGACGGGCGGCAGCAGATTTTGCGGCTCGTGGTCGCGGGCCAGCTGCTGGGCATCGAGACTTTCAAGGCCCAGCGCTACCCGTTCACCGCCGAGGCGCTCACCGACGTGGTCGCCTGCAAAATCAGCCACAACGACCTGCGGCAAATCCTCGAGTTGAATCCGGCCGTGTCCTTGCGCCTGATCGAGTCGCTCAGCCAGCAACTGGACCAGGCCGAGTCCCTGATTCGCGATCTCGGGCTGAAGACGTCGCTGGAGAAGGTGTCGAGTTTCCTGTTGTCGCTGATACCGCAACGCGGCGATCCGGGCGCCGAGCTGCCGCTGCGGCTGTCGCGGCGCGAAATCGCCGAAATGCTCGGCTTGACGGAAGAGACCGTGAGCCGCGTCATGGCCGACTTCGCGCGCAGGAAAATCATCGGAAGCGGGAAAGGTTACATCCGCATCCTCGACCGCAAGTGGCTCGGGGAGACCGCCGGGGTCAGGAACGATTCAACCGCCGCCGGACTGCGTGTCGTGGCCGGTCACTCCTGACCCGACTGTCGTCAATCGCCGGCCACGGGCAACTGCACCGTCGCCAGGAACCCACCCAGAATTTCCGAACGGCCGAAGCTGATCCACCCGCCGTAGTCTGACGCTGTCTGCATCGCGATGGCGAGTCCCAGGCCTTGCCCGGGCGTGGATTCGTCCAGCCGCGTGCCGCGTTGCGCGAGGGTGGCCAGGCTCTCATCCGGACAGCCGGATCCGTCGTCGTGGACGCGGAGCGTGACGGCACCTTCGTTGATCGCCACCTCAAGCAGCACTTCGCGCCTGCTCCATTTGCAGGCGTTGTCCAGCAGATTGCCCAGCAGCTCCAGCATGTCCTCGCGGTCCGCCGGAAACGCCACCGCGGCCGGCATGCGCAGGTTTATCCCGAGCGGTTTGTCGCGATAAAGCGCCTTGAGGGTTTCGACGAGCGCCGGCAACTCCGTGGCAAAATCGAAACGCCGGCCTGGCAGGGCGGCGCCCGATAGCCGCGCGCGCCTGAGTTCGCGCTCGATGAGGTGTTTCATGGTCCGGAGCTGTTCCGTCATGGCCTGGCGCGTGGCCACGGCATCGGTCTTTTCTTCCTCCACCTGGTGTGTCAGCAGCGTGAGCGGTCCCTTCAGGGCGTGTGCGAGATTGCCCAACGCCTGGCGCGAACGCGCCAGGCGTTGCGTCATTGCCGCGAGCAGGTGGTTGAGTTCCCTGACCAGCGGCGACAGCTCGGCGGGAACCGCTTCATTCAGCCGGGAGACTTCACCCTGCTCCAGTTGCCTGAGTTCCGTCCGTGTCCGGCGCAACGGACGCAAACCGTGACGCACCAGCCACGCCTGGAGCGCCAGCAACAGCGCCAGCGCGGCGAGCGAGACCAGCGCGTAGCGGTTGCGGAACTCGCGCATCTCGCCCTCGAGCGGCGCAAGATCCTCGGCAACGGAGATGACAATGCGCCGACCCTGCCATTCGAAAATCCGTGCATGCATGATCAGGGATTGCGCTTGTGGTCCGGGGACGTGTTGCGTCAGCGTTCCGCTCGCGGTCCCGGAAACGGCAGGCAGATCCTGATCCCACAGGGAGCGCGAGCGCAGCGTCTGATTGCCGGAGTCGATGCGGTAATAGCTGCCCGAAAAGGGCTGCCGGTAAATCTTCTCGATGCGATCCGGCGCGAGCTGCAAGCGTCCGGCGGTATCGAAGGAAATGCCGGTGAGGAGATTTTCGATGTTGTGCTCCATGTGCACCTTGAAGCCTGACTCGCTCAGGTGACGCAAGGTCACTGATACCACCAGCCACTGCAGGGAGAACACCGCCACGAGACTGACGGCGAGGCTGACACCGAGATATTTCTGGATCGAGCGCATCAGGATTTGGCGCCGAAGACATACCCCTGGCCGCGCCGGGTTTGAATCACGCCGGGATCGAGTTTTTCCCGCAACCGGCGTATGTATACCTCGATCACGTTGCTGTCGCGCTCCGAGTCGAAATCGTACACGTGTTCGGTGAGCTCGGTTTTGGAAAGGATTTTCCCCGGATGCAGCATGAAGTAGCGCAGCAGGCGGAATTCCGTGCCCGTCAGTTCGACGGTTTTCCCGTTGTACG
The DNA window shown above is from Sulfuricaulis limicola and carries:
- a CDS encoding sensor histidine kinase; protein product: MRSIQKYLGVSLAVSLVAVFSLQWLVVSVTLRHLSESGFKVHMEHNIENLLTGISFDTAGRLQLAPDRIEKIYRQPFSGSYYRIDSGNQTLRSRSLWDQDLPAVSGTASGTLTQHVPGPQAQSLIMHARIFEWQGRRIVISVAEDLAPLEGEMREFRNRYALVSLAALALLLALQAWLVRHGLRPLRRTRTELRQLEQGEVSRLNEAVPAELSPLVRELNHLLAAMTQRLARSRQALGNLAHALKGPLTLLTHQVEEEKTDAVATRQAMTEQLRTMKHLIERELRRARLSGAALPGRRFDFATELPALVETLKALYRDKPLGINLRMPAAVAFPADREDMLELLGNLLDNACKWSRREVLLEVAINEGAVTLRVHDDGSGCPDESLATLAQRGTRLDESTPGQGLGLAIAMQTASDYGGWISFGRSEILGGFLATVQLPVAGD